The proteins below come from a single Methylobacterium sp. SyP6R genomic window:
- a CDS encoding MFS transporter, which translates to MDATIAGSGAVASAAATRVRWRIFAVVFALVVINLIDRTALSIAMPTIAREFDLSPTMQGVILSAFFWTYALLQVPGGWLIDRYGPRRLMAGATLAWGLFQSLAAFATGGLSLLLTRLGLGAAEAPLFPAGAKLNAIWLSPQERGRGAVLMDSGSPLGAAFGGVIISFLILALDSWRLAFLAAGLGTIALGALAWRILRDDPAMHPQVNAAELAAIRAVPEGGRASEAPSRITARSLAGLMLGRMAWAMINFGLLTWGPSYLAQARGFDLKQMGAATFVIFLAGMSGSLFAGFTADALFARGWSRAAVYRGMLGVSGLAVFATFVALPQVADPVGAVALLSVTLFFLYWGSLYWSLPPLLAPRDKVGLVGGIMNFAGSASGIAVPILTGLILQATGAYLAVLMFFAACALVYVAGTMLIAYPKA; encoded by the coding sequence ATGGACGCCACCATCGCCGGATCCGGCGCCGTCGCGAGCGCCGCCGCCACGCGGGTGCGCTGGCGCATCTTCGCGGTCGTGTTCGCGCTCGTCGTCATCAACCTGATCGACCGCACCGCCCTGTCGATCGCGATGCCGACCATCGCCCGCGAGTTCGACCTCTCGCCGACGATGCAGGGCGTGATCCTTTCGGCCTTCTTCTGGACCTACGCGCTGCTCCAGGTGCCGGGCGGCTGGCTCATCGACCGCTACGGCCCGCGCCGCCTGATGGCGGGCGCCACCCTCGCCTGGGGGCTGTTCCAGTCGCTGGCCGCCTTCGCGACCGGCGGGCTGTCGCTCCTCCTGACCCGGCTCGGCCTCGGCGCGGCGGAAGCGCCGCTGTTTCCCGCCGGCGCCAAGCTCAACGCGATCTGGCTGTCGCCGCAGGAGCGGGGCCGGGGCGCGGTGCTGATGGATTCGGGCTCGCCCCTCGGGGCCGCCTTCGGCGGCGTCATCATCTCGTTCCTGATCCTCGCCCTCGATTCCTGGCGCCTCGCTTTCCTGGCCGCCGGCCTCGGCACCATCGCCCTCGGGGCGCTGGCCTGGCGCATCCTGCGCGACGATCCCGCGATGCATCCGCAGGTCAACGCCGCCGAACTCGCCGCCATCCGGGCCGTGCCGGAGGGCGGGCGCGCCTCGGAAGCTCCGTCCCGGATCACCGCCCGCTCGCTCGCCGGCCTGATGCTCGGCCGGATGGCCTGGGCGATGATCAATTTCGGCCTGCTCACCTGGGGCCCGAGCTACCTTGCCCAGGCCCGCGGCTTCGACCTCAAGCAGATGGGCGCGGCGACCTTCGTGATCTTCCTCGCCGGCATGTCGGGCTCGCTGTTTGCCGGCTTCACCGCCGACGCCCTGTTCGCCCGCGGCTGGTCGCGGGCTGCCGTCTACCGGGGCATGCTGGGCGTCTCCGGCCTCGCCGTCTTCGCGACCTTCGTCGCCCTGCCGCAGGTGGCCGATCCGGTCGGCGCGGTGGCGCTCCTCTCGGTGACGCTCTTCTTTCTCTACTGGGGCAGCCTCTACTGGAGCCTGCCGCCGCTGCTCGCGCCCAGGGACAAGGTCGGCCTCGTCGGCGGGATCATGAACTTCGCGGGCTCGGCCAGCGGCATCGCGGTGCCGATCCTCACCGGGCTGATCCTGCAGGCCACCGGCGCCTACCTGGCGGTGCTGATGTTCTTTGCCGCCTGCGCCCTCGTCTACGTCGCCGGCACGATGTTGATCGCTTACCCGAAAGCCTGA
- a CDS encoding MFS transporter, with the protein MSTIAMPAASAGLSIRDSAYRKATARIVPLLILAFLAAYLDRVNVGFAKLQMASDLQFSDAVYGAGAGIFFLGYFLFELPSNLILHRVGARTWLARIMVTWGLISAATMLVQTAWQFYAVRFALGLAEAGFMPGVIYYLSAWFPAERRGRVVGLFFIGLGVAGLIGGPVSGLILGRMSGVLGYAGWQWLFLLESLPSVVIGIALLLLLEDRVEQARWLDAPEKAAIAEDLAAERAAKPALTLRAALTNRYLILMTGIFFICNLCLYGLNFWLPTLITNMGVKDPAMVGLVSALPSLCAIASMVLVSRSSDRFRERRWHLAGLYLTGAVGLGLSVLWQSQPVLGVFALCIATAGILAIPPLFWNLPTAMLSGVAAAGGLAVLNSFANLSGFFGPAIVGWTSQATGKTELSILFLAATLVLAAGLIFLIPARLVNR; encoded by the coding sequence ATGTCCACCATCGCCATGCCGGCCGCGAGCGCCGGCCTCTCGATCCGGGATTCGGCCTACAGGAAGGCGACGGCGCGCATCGTGCCGCTGCTGATCCTGGCCTTCCTCGCGGCCTATCTCGACAGGGTCAATGTCGGCTTCGCCAAGCTCCAGATGGCCTCCGACCTGCAATTCAGCGACGCGGTCTACGGCGCCGGCGCCGGCATCTTCTTTCTCGGCTACTTCCTGTTCGAGTTGCCGAGCAACCTGATCCTGCACCGGGTCGGCGCCCGCACCTGGCTCGCCCGGATCATGGTGACGTGGGGCCTGATCTCGGCCGCGACGATGCTGGTGCAGACCGCCTGGCAGTTCTACGCCGTGCGCTTCGCCCTCGGTCTCGCCGAGGCCGGCTTCATGCCCGGCGTGATCTATTACCTGAGCGCCTGGTTCCCGGCCGAGCGCCGGGGCCGGGTCGTCGGCCTGTTCTTCATCGGGCTCGGCGTCGCCGGGCTGATCGGCGGCCCGGTCTCGGGCCTGATCCTCGGAAGGATGTCGGGTGTGCTCGGCTATGCCGGCTGGCAGTGGCTGTTCCTGCTCGAATCGCTGCCGAGCGTCGTCATCGGCATCGCCCTGCTGCTGCTGCTCGAGGACCGGGTCGAGCAGGCGCGCTGGCTCGACGCGCCGGAGAAGGCGGCGATCGCCGAGGACCTCGCCGCGGAGCGGGCGGCCAAGCCCGCGCTGACCCTGCGTGCCGCGTTGACCAACCGCTACCTGATCCTGATGACCGGGATCTTCTTCATCTGCAACCTGTGCCTCTACGGCCTGAACTTCTGGCTGCCGACGCTCATCACCAATATGGGCGTCAAGGATCCGGCGATGGTCGGATTGGTCTCAGCCCTGCCGAGCCTGTGCGCCATCGCCTCGATGGTGCTCGTCAGCCGCAGCTCCGACCGGTTCCGCGAGCGCCGCTGGCACCTCGCCGGGCTCTACCTGACGGGCGCGGTCGGCCTCGGGCTCTCGGTGCTGTGGCAGAGCCAGCCGGTCCTCGGCGTGTTCGCGCTCTGCATCGCCACCGCGGGCATCCTCGCCATCCCGCCGCTGTTCTGGAACCTGCCGACCGCCATGCTCTCGGGCGTCGCCGCGGCGGGCGGGCTCGCGGTGCTGAACTCGTTTGCCAACCTCTCGGGCTTCTTCGGCCCGGCCATCGTCGGCTGGACCTCGCAGGCGACCGGCAAGACCGAGCTCTCGATCCTGTTCCTCGCCGCGACCCTGGTGCTGGCCGCGGGCCTGATCTTCCTGATCCCGGCCCGGCTGGTGAACCGCTGA
- the betB gene encoding betaine-aldehyde dehydrogenase — protein sequence MPDPLTPAIRRPFIDGRPAAEAGRRTFPSINPATGAVLAEVEHATRDDLEAAIAAAARGQAVWAALPARERGRVMMRAVALLRERNDALAHLESLDTGKPIAETRAVDIATGADVLEYYAGLAAAIEGRQIPLRETSFAYTRREPLGIVAGIGAWNYPIQIALWKSAPALAAGNAMLFKPSEVTPLSALVLAEIYTEAGLPDGVFSVLPGLGGEIGAWLTGHPAVAKVSFTGGTETGAKVMAGAAGSTLKEVTMELGGKSPLLVLDDADLDRAADIAVAANFFSSGQVCTNGTRVFVPHHLMAAFEERVLSRVARIRLGDPLDESTNFGPLASHAHRDKVLAFIRSGVEEGARLLTGGEAVGGRFAAGAYVAPTVFTACRDDMEIVREEIFGPVMTLLAYDDEAQALARANATRYGLAAGVVTRDLVRAHRIVHGLQAGICWINTWGESPPEMPVGGFKQSGIGRENGVEALDRYTRTKSIQVELGEFAPQF from the coding sequence ATGCCCGATCCGCTCACCCCGGCGATCCGCCGCCCCTTCATCGACGGGCGCCCCGCCGCCGAGGCCGGCCGCCGCACCTTCCCGTCGATCAACCCGGCGACCGGGGCGGTGCTGGCCGAGGTCGAGCACGCCACCCGCGACGACCTCGAGGCGGCCATCGCCGCCGCCGCGCGGGGCCAGGCCGTCTGGGCCGCCCTGCCGGCGCGCGAGCGCGGCCGGGTGATGATGCGCGCCGTCGCGCTCCTGCGGGAGCGCAACGACGCGCTCGCCCATCTCGAGAGCCTCGACACCGGCAAGCCGATCGCCGAGACCCGGGCGGTCGACATCGCCACGGGCGCCGACGTCCTCGAATATTACGCCGGCTTGGCTGCCGCCATCGAGGGCCGCCAGATCCCCCTGCGGGAGACCTCCTTCGCCTATACGCGCCGGGAGCCGCTCGGGATCGTCGCGGGCATCGGCGCCTGGAACTACCCGATCCAGATCGCGCTCTGGAAGTCGGCCCCGGCGCTGGCGGCGGGCAACGCCATGCTGTTCAAGCCGAGCGAGGTGACGCCGCTGAGCGCGCTGGTCCTGGCCGAGATCTACACGGAGGCCGGCCTGCCCGACGGCGTGTTCAGCGTCCTGCCGGGGCTCGGCGGCGAGATCGGGGCCTGGCTCACCGGGCATCCGGCGGTGGCGAAGGTGTCGTTCACCGGCGGCACCGAGACCGGGGCCAAGGTCATGGCCGGGGCCGCGGGCTCGACCCTCAAGGAGGTGACGATGGAGCTCGGCGGCAAGTCGCCGCTCCTCGTCCTCGACGACGCCGACCTCGACCGCGCCGCCGACATCGCGGTGGCGGCGAACTTCTTCAGTTCGGGCCAGGTCTGCACCAACGGCACGCGGGTCTTCGTCCCGCATCACCTCATGGCGGCGTTCGAGGAGCGGGTGCTGTCGCGGGTCGCGCGCATCCGCCTCGGCGACCCGCTCGACGAGAGCACCAATTTCGGCCCGCTGGCGAGCCACGCCCACCGGGACAAGGTCCTGGCCTTCATCCGCTCCGGCGTGGAGGAGGGCGCCCGGCTGCTGACCGGCGGCGAGGCGGTCGGGGGCCGCTTCGCGGCGGGGGCCTACGTCGCCCCGACGGTGTTCACGGCCTGCCGGGACGACATGGAGATCGTCCGCGAGGAGATCTTCGGCCCGGTGATGACGCTGCTCGCCTACGACGACGAGGCGCAAGCCCTCGCCCGCGCCAACGCCACCCGCTACGGCCTCGCCGCCGGGGTGGTCACCCGCGACCTCGTCCGGGCACACCGGATCGTGCATGGCCTCCAGGCCGGCATCTGCTGGATCAACACCTGGGGCGAATCGCCTCCCGAGATGCCGGTGGGCGGGTTCAAGCAATCGGGGATCGGCCGGGAGAACGGCGTCGAGGCCCTCGACCGCTACACCCGCACCAAGTCGATCCAGGTCGAATTGGGCGAGTTCGCTCCGCAGTTCTGA
- the betA gene encoding choline dehydrogenase, whose amino-acid sequence MPETRVSEYDFIIVGAGSAGNVLATRLTEDPGTSVLLLEAGGPDYRLDFRTQMPAALAYPLQGRRYNWAYLTDPEPHMNGRRMECGRGKGLGGSSLINGMCYIRGNALDYDGWAQLPGLAEWSYHDCLPYFRKAESRDIGPDPYHGGDGPLSVTTAKPGRNVLFEAMVEAGVQAGYPRTTDLNGRQQEGFGPMDRSVTPAGRRSSTARGYLDQARGRPNLTIVTHALTDRILFEGRRAVAVAYRRKGGSTTARARREVLVCSGAIASPQILQRSGVGPADLLRGLDIPVVQDLPGVGENLQDHLEIYVQYECLKPVSLAPALKVYNQPLIGAQWLFTGTGIGASNQFEAGGFIRSSDDFGWPNLQYHFLPLAINYNGSNAIETHGFQAHVGSMRSPSRGRVRLTSRDPDDHPSILFNYMSTEQDWREFRDAIRITREIMAQPALDPYRGREISPGPALRSDAEIDAFVRAHGETAYHPSCSCKMGTDAMAVVDAEGRVHGLEALRVVDASIMPLIVTGNLNAPTIMMAEKIADRIRGRAPLPRSDAPYHVAGDAPVRRLPARAA is encoded by the coding sequence ATGCCCGAGACGCGCGTGAGCGAGTACGACTTCATCATCGTCGGAGCGGGATCCGCCGGCAACGTGCTCGCGACCCGGCTCACCGAGGATCCCGGCACGAGCGTGCTGCTGCTGGAGGCCGGCGGGCCGGATTACCGGCTCGACTTCCGCACGCAGATGCCGGCTGCGCTCGCCTATCCGCTCCAGGGGCGGCGCTACAACTGGGCCTATCTCACCGATCCCGAGCCGCACATGAACGGGCGCCGGATGGAGTGCGGCCGCGGCAAGGGGCTCGGCGGCTCCTCGCTCATCAACGGCATGTGCTACATCCGGGGCAACGCCCTCGACTACGACGGCTGGGCGCAGCTGCCCGGCCTCGCCGAGTGGTCCTACCACGATTGCCTGCCCTATTTCCGCAAGGCGGAGAGCCGCGACATCGGGCCCGACCCGTATCACGGCGGCGACGGCCCCTTGAGCGTCACCACGGCGAAACCCGGCCGCAACGTCCTGTTCGAGGCGATGGTCGAGGCCGGGGTGCAGGCGGGCTATCCCCGCACCACCGACCTGAACGGCCGGCAGCAGGAGGGCTTCGGGCCGATGGACCGGAGCGTGACCCCGGCGGGGCGCCGCTCCAGCACCGCCCGCGGCTATCTCGACCAGGCGCGGGGACGGCCGAACCTCACCATCGTCACCCACGCGCTGACCGACCGGATCCTGTTCGAGGGGCGCCGCGCGGTCGCGGTCGCCTATCGGCGCAAGGGCGGATCGACGACGGCGCGGGCGCGCCGCGAGGTGCTGGTCTGCTCCGGGGCGATCGCCTCGCCGCAGATCCTGCAACGCTCGGGCGTCGGCCCGGCCGACCTCCTGCGCGGCCTCGACATCCCGGTCGTGCAGGATCTTCCGGGGGTGGGCGAGAACCTCCAGGATCACCTGGAGATCTACGTCCAGTACGAGTGCCTGAAGCCGGTCTCGCTGGCGCCGGCGCTGAAAGTCTACAACCAGCCCCTGATCGGGGCGCAATGGCTGTTTACTGGCACCGGCATCGGCGCCAGCAACCAGTTCGAGGCGGGGGGCTTCATCCGGTCGAGCGACGATTTCGGCTGGCCGAACCTTCAGTACCACTTCCTGCCGCTCGCCATCAATTACAACGGCAGCAACGCGATCGAGACCCACGGCTTCCAGGCGCATGTCGGCTCGATGCGCTCGCCGAGCCGCGGGCGGGTGCGGCTCACCTCCCGCGATCCCGACGATCATCCGAGCATCCTGTTCAACTACATGTCGACGGAGCAGGATTGGCGCGAGTTCCGGGACGCGATCCGCATCACCCGCGAGATCATGGCGCAGCCGGCGCTCGACCCGTATCGCGGCCGCGAGATCAGCCCGGGACCGGCCCTGCGCAGCGATGCCGAGATCGACGCCTTCGTGCGTGCCCACGGCGAGACCGCCTATCATCCCTCGTGCTCGTGCAAGATGGGCACCGACGCGATGGCGGTGGTCGACGCGGAGGGCCGCGTGCACGGTCTCGAGGCCTTACGGGTGGTGGACGCCTCGATCATGCCGCTGATCGTCACCGGCAACCTCAACGCGCCGACCATCATGATGGCCGAGAAGATCGCCGACCGGATCCGGGGCCGCGCTCCGCTGCCGCGCAGCGACGCGCCCTACCACGTGGCGGGCGATGCCCCGGTCCGACGCCTCCCCGCCCGGGCGGCCTGA
- the choV gene encoding choline ABC transporter ATP-binding protein: MSIVDVKSFAPAIPVPASPAAAQNAVELRDVDIVFGRNVKAALALSDQGASREEIRRQVDTLMGTFKVNLDVKRGEICVLMGLSGSGKSTVLRAINGLNRVARGSVLVQHRGEAVDLTRCRSSVLRDVRLNTVSMVFQQFGLLPWRSVRDNVGFGLELRGMPVAERRRVVDEKLEMVGLGAWADKAVQELSGGMQQRVGLARAFATDAEILLMDEPFSALDPLIRDKLQDDLLELQRKLNRTIVFVSHDLGEALKLGNRIAIMEGGHVVQFGTPTDIVLKPANAYVAEFVKHMNPLEVLDSGTVMTPVSALRREGNTVLLDRGGTVRIHLGADERPVMAQIGDRRETLAQADRAGACGDAGRVVVAPMALPLRAAIDLRLRSPYPIVFVDELGRLAGLCDHTEIYRGLLQNT; encoded by the coding sequence ATGAGCATCGTCGACGTGAAATCCTTCGCCCCCGCCATCCCCGTGCCGGCGAGCCCCGCCGCCGCGCAGAACGCCGTCGAGCTTCGCGACGTCGACATCGTGTTCGGGCGCAACGTCAAGGCCGCCCTGGCCCTGTCCGACCAGGGCGCCAGCCGGGAGGAGATCCGCCGGCAGGTCGACACCCTGATGGGGACCTTCAAGGTCAACCTCGACGTGAAGCGGGGCGAGATCTGCGTGCTGATGGGCCTGTCCGGCTCGGGCAAGTCCACCGTCCTGCGGGCGATCAACGGCCTCAACCGGGTGGCGCGCGGCAGCGTGCTCGTCCAGCACCGCGGCGAGGCGGTGGACCTGACCCGGTGCCGGTCCTCCGTCCTGCGGGACGTGCGGCTGAACACCGTCTCGATGGTGTTCCAGCAATTCGGCCTGCTGCCCTGGCGCAGCGTGCGCGACAATGTCGGCTTCGGCCTCGAGCTGCGCGGCATGCCCGTCGCGGAGCGGCGGCGGGTCGTCGACGAGAAGCTCGAGATGGTCGGGCTGGGAGCCTGGGCCGACAAGGCGGTCCAGGAATTGTCCGGCGGCATGCAGCAGCGGGTCGGCCTCGCCCGCGCCTTCGCGACGGATGCCGAGATCCTGCTGATGGACGAGCCGTTCTCGGCCCTCGATCCGCTGATCCGCGACAAGTTGCAGGACGACCTCCTGGAACTCCAGCGCAAGCTCAACCGGACGATCGTGTTCGTCAGCCACGACCTCGGCGAGGCGCTGAAGCTCGGCAACCGCATCGCCATCATGGAGGGCGGCCACGTCGTCCAGTTCGGCACCCCGACCGACATCGTCCTCAAGCCGGCCAACGCCTACGTGGCCGAGTTCGTCAAGCACATGAACCCGCTCGAAGTGCTCGACAGCGGCACGGTGATGACCCCCGTCTCGGCGCTGCGGCGGGAGGGCAACACGGTGCTCCTCGACCGGGGCGGCACCGTGCGGATCCATCTCGGCGCCGACGAGCGCCCGGTCATGGCGCAGATCGGGGATCGCCGGGAAACCCTGGCGCAGGCCGACCGGGCGGGGGCCTGCGGCGATGCCGGCCGGGTCGTCGTCGCCCCGATGGCCCTGCCGTTGCGGGCGGCGATCGACCTGCGCCTGCGCTCGCCCTACCCGATCGTCTTCGTGGACGAGCTCGGCCGCCTCGCCGGCCTGTGCGACCACACGGAGATCTATCGCGGCCTGCTCCAGAACACCTGA
- the choW gene encoding choline ABC transporter permease subunit yields MYDWIVSHKISLGIWLKYGVDFLNRHAQSVFDLISTVLGAMVQGLTDGLLAVPALALIGIFAAGAYLLHRSVGLALFIVASLLLVVNLGYWEATMETLSLVIWSTATCVLIGVPVGILAAHRPMFYAAIRPFLDLMQTIPTFVYLIPTLVLFGLGTVPGIISTVIFALPAPIRLTQLGIASVPPSLREAALAYGATRWQMLVKVELPSAMPTILAGVTQCIMLSLSMVVIAALVGADGLGKPVVRALNTVNIAMGFEAGLAIVVLAIILDRVCKRPAPRGRGTAP; encoded by the coding sequence ATGTACGACTGGATCGTCTCCCACAAGATCTCGCTCGGGATCTGGCTCAAGTACGGCGTCGACTTCCTGAACCGTCACGCCCAGTCGGTCTTCGACCTGATCTCGACCGTGCTCGGCGCGATGGTGCAGGGCCTCACCGACGGGCTCCTGGCGGTGCCGGCGCTCGCCCTGATCGGGATCTTTGCGGCGGGCGCCTACCTTCTCCACCGCTCGGTGGGGCTTGCCCTGTTCATCGTCGCCTCCCTGCTGCTCGTGGTGAATCTGGGCTACTGGGAAGCCACGATGGAGACCCTGTCGCTGGTGATCTGGTCGACGGCGACCTGCGTGCTGATCGGCGTGCCGGTCGGGATCCTGGCGGCGCACCGGCCGATGTTCTACGCGGCGATCCGCCCGTTCCTCGACCTGATGCAGACGATCCCGACCTTCGTCTACCTGATCCCGACCCTGGTGCTGTTCGGGCTCGGAACCGTGCCGGGCATCATCTCCACGGTGATCTTCGCCCTCCCGGCGCCGATCCGCCTGACCCAGCTCGGCATCGCCTCGGTCCCCCCGAGCCTGCGGGAGGCGGCTCTGGCCTACGGGGCGACGCGCTGGCAGATGCTCGTCAAGGTCGAGCTGCCGAGCGCGATGCCGACCATCCTGGCCGGCGTCACCCAGTGCATCATGCTGAGCCTGTCGATGGTGGTGATCGCCGCGCTCGTCGGCGCGGACGGCCTCGGCAAGCCGGTGGTGCGGGCCCTCAACACCGTCAACATCGCCATGGGCTTCGAGGCGGGCCTCGCCATCGTGGTGCTGGCGATCATCCTCGACCGCGTGTGCAAGCGGCCCGCGCCGCGCGGCCGGGGGACAGCGCCGTGA
- a CDS encoding amidohydrolase family protein has protein sequence MSRYDGPILDAHQHFWEPDRNPHPWLKPGVRIPFRYGDYEAIKRRYLPDEYRRDAGPHDIVASVYVETEWDPGDPLGETAYAAGLSAEWGLPNAIVAQAWLDRADVATVLAGQAACPLVRSVRHKPGGPAAPDEVGTCRTLMSDEIWRAGYALLCGHGLCFDLQTPWWNLDEAVELARDFPDTTIILNHAGLPSRRDPDSLGLWRDAMARFAARPNVAVKASGLGQPGRAWTPELNGPVVRTLIDLFGADRVMFGSNFPVDSLCAELAPMIDGVKAIVAALPPAEQEAFFLGTAGRIYGVVPQARVPSSPAPVRA, from the coding sequence ATGTCCCGCTACGACGGCCCGATCCTCGACGCGCACCAGCATTTCTGGGAGCCCGACCGCAACCCCCATCCCTGGCTGAAGCCCGGCGTGCGAATCCCGTTCCGCTACGGCGACTACGAGGCGATCAAGCGGCGCTACCTGCCGGACGAGTACCGCCGCGACGCCGGCCCGCACGACATCGTCGCCAGCGTCTATGTCGAGACCGAGTGGGACCCGGGCGACCCGCTCGGCGAGACCGCCTATGCCGCGGGGCTGTCCGCCGAATGGGGCCTTCCCAACGCGATCGTCGCGCAGGCCTGGCTCGACCGCGCCGACGTCGCGACGGTGCTGGCGGGACAGGCCGCCTGCCCGCTGGTGCGCAGCGTGCGCCACAAGCCGGGCGGCCCGGCCGCGCCCGACGAGGTCGGGACGTGCCGGACCCTGATGTCGGACGAGATCTGGCGCGCCGGCTACGCGCTCCTGTGCGGTCACGGCCTGTGCTTCGACCTGCAGACGCCGTGGTGGAACCTCGACGAGGCCGTCGAACTCGCCCGCGACTTCCCCGACACCACGATCATTCTCAACCATGCCGGCCTGCCGTCGCGCCGCGATCCCGATAGCCTCGGGCTCTGGCGCGATGCGATGGCCCGCTTCGCCGCCCGCCCGAACGTCGCCGTCAAGGCCTCGGGCCTCGGCCAGCCGGGCCGGGCCTGGACGCCGGAGCTGAACGGGCCGGTGGTGCGGACCCTGATCGATCTGTTCGGGGCGGACCGGGTGATGTTCGGCTCGAACTTCCCGGTCGACAGCCTGTGCGCGGAACTCGCCCCGATGATCGACGGCGTCAAGGCGATCGTCGCGGCCCTGCCCCCGGCGGAGCAGGAAGCCTTCTTCCTCGGCACGGCGGGGCGGATCTACGGCGTCGTGCCGCAGGCTCGAGTCCCGTCGTCGCCGGCGCCCGTCCGGGCTTGA
- a CDS encoding choline ABC transporter substrate-binding protein, giving the protein MRSLATGTVLGAMLGVSSFVTAAAADPAACKTVRFADVGWTDITATTALASRILVGLGYTPKTQTLSVPVTYASLGAKTIDVFLGNWMPTMEADRKPYLDKKAIEVIGPNLTGAKYTFAVPDYLYNEGLKSFSDIAKFRRQLKGKIYGIEPGNDGNRTILTIIKDNTYGLGNFDLVESSEQGMLAQVDRAIQRKEPILFLGWEPHPMNTKFPIRYLSGGDDTFGPNYGGAEIFTNLRAGYAAECPNLGRFFKNLTFDLNMENVVMGSILFDGLDPDKAADKWLKANPEAWKRWLAGVETVDGKPGLPAEEASLGVK; this is encoded by the coding sequence ATGCGCAGTCTCGCGACCGGAACCGTCCTCGGCGCCATGCTGGGGGTGTCCTCCTTCGTGACCGCGGCCGCGGCCGACCCGGCCGCGTGCAAGACGGTCCGGTTCGCCGATGTCGGCTGGACCGACATCACCGCGACGACGGCGCTCGCCTCGCGCATCCTGGTCGGCCTCGGCTACACCCCGAAGACCCAGACCCTCTCGGTTCCGGTCACCTACGCCTCGCTCGGCGCCAAGACCATCGACGTCTTCCTCGGCAACTGGATGCCCACCATGGAGGCGGACCGGAAGCCCTATCTCGACAAGAAGGCGATCGAGGTCATCGGCCCGAACCTGACCGGGGCGAAGTACACCTTCGCGGTGCCGGACTACCTCTACAACGAAGGCCTGAAGAGCTTTTCGGACATCGCCAAGTTTCGGCGCCAGCTCAAGGGCAAGATCTACGGCATCGAGCCCGGCAACGACGGCAACCGGACGATCCTGACGATCATCAAGGACAACACCTACGGCCTCGGCAATTTCGACCTGGTCGAATCGAGCGAGCAGGGCATGCTCGCCCAGGTCGACCGGGCGATCCAGCGCAAGGAGCCGATCCTGTTCCTCGGCTGGGAGCCCCACCCGATGAACACCAAGTTCCCGATCCGCTACCTGTCGGGCGGCGACGACACCTTCGGGCCGAATTACGGCGGCGCCGAGATCTTCACCAACCTGCGCGCCGGCTACGCGGCCGAGTGTCCGAACCTCGGCCGGTTCTTCAAGAACCTGACCTTCGATCTCAACATGGAGAACGTGGTCATGGGCTCGATCCTGTTCGACGGGCTCGATCCCGACAAGGCCGCGGACAAGTGGCTGAAGGCCAATCCCGAGGCGTGGAAGCGCTGGCTGGCCGGCGTCGAGACCGTCGACGGCAAGCCCGGCCTGCCGGCCGAAGAGGCCTCGCTCGGCGTGAAGTGA
- a CDS encoding amidohydrolase family protein — MADPISFLNEILPEGIVDAHHHLWALQDGHYPWLQEGYAGAAFFLGPYEALRRDYAVADLRRDCRPLRLAATVHVEAERARDEQVAETRFLDAVRARDGLPGVTVGHVSFLQHDLDAVLAAHRRSPAFRGVRSKPVTAAAPGLSVAGEAGSLQDEIWRAGLARLPAHGLSWDLRVPFWHLTEAAAVVAGLPGLSVVLNHCGLPLDRSEAGLSAWRRGMEALAALPQVSVKLSEFGLRGGRFDEASTVRVVAETVALFGDDRVMFASNLPVSGLSADVPRIVTAVMRGLGTRDPERLRKVFSETARRVYRM; from the coding sequence ATGGCCGATCCCATCTCCTTCCTGAACGAGATCCTGCCCGAGGGAATCGTCGACGCCCATCACCACCTCTGGGCCTTGCAGGACGGCCATTATCCCTGGCTCCAGGAGGGCTATGCCGGCGCGGCGTTCTTCCTCGGCCCCTACGAAGCCTTGCGCCGCGACTACGCGGTCGCCGACCTGCGGCGGGATTGCCGGCCGCTCCGCCTCGCCGCGACCGTCCATGTCGAGGCGGAGCGCGCCCGCGACGAGCAGGTGGCGGAGACCCGCTTTCTCGACGCCGTGCGGGCCCGCGACGGCCTGCCGGGCGTCACGGTCGGCCACGTCTCGTTCCTCCAGCACGACCTCGATGCGGTGCTGGCCGCGCATCGCCGGAGCCCCGCCTTCCGGGGCGTCCGCTCGAAGCCGGTCACCGCCGCGGCACCCGGCCTGTCGGTCGCCGGCGAGGCGGGCTCGCTCCAGGACGAGATCTGGCGTGCGGGCCTCGCGCGCCTCCCCGCGCACGGCCTGTCCTGGGATTTGCGGGTGCCGTTCTGGCACCTGACGGAGGCCGCCGCGGTCGTGGCCGGGCTGCCGGGCTTGTCCGTCGTGCTCAACCATTGCGGCCTGCCGCTCGACCGCTCCGAGGCCGGGCTGTCCGCCTGGCGCCGGGGCATGGAGGCCCTGGCGGCCTTGCCGCAGGTCAGCGTCAAGCTCTCCGAGTTCGGCCTGCGCGGCGGGCGCTTCGACGAGGCCAGCACCGTGCGGGTGGTCGCCGAGACGGTCGCGCTCTTCGGCGACGACCGCGTGATGTTCGCCAGCAACCTGCCGGTCAGCGGCCTCTCGGCCGACGTGCCCAGGATCGTCACGGCGGTGATGCGCGGCCTCGGCACCCGCGATCCGGAGCGGCTGCGCAAGGTGTTCTCGGAGACCGCCCGGCGCGTCTACCGGATGTGA